From the genome of Lutzomyia longipalpis isolate SR_M1_2022 chromosome 2, ASM2433408v1, one region includes:
- the LOC129788676 gene encoding uncharacterized protein LOC129788676: MKILTLIFGSLAVASGIELSNDLWDEFRDREIFFYTLKSNGTSDVSLARARRPAEKNCICTTTQCDCCAGLKLPRLKVNRQICTKMNYNRHTSLLRMGVIMNGKEVAQRTIYVRQSDGAGGGQGEEGANPEPFCLPVPIPFFNFELCVKLFDLSTPGPNLHMCMDWLARIASVPIIVLHFDCMQMGLDGVHFMKPGESIDMPSGGAGGTTGGAPGGPVDPTNQIIEPGSPVTPATPSPPAPAPLPPDTGIITSPSGPNLPQIGGDGSDFDPVDDIKKKPIYY; the protein is encoded by the exons atgaagatccTGACGCTGATTTTTGGCTCCTTAGCTGTTGCTTCTGGGATTG AACTTTCCAATGATCTTTGGGATGAATTCCGTGatcgagagatttttttctacacccTCAAATCCAATGGAACGTCGGATGTTTCCCTGGCCAGGGCTCGTCGTCCTGCTGAGAAGAATTGCATCTGCACAACAACCCAGTGCGATTGCTGTGCTGGTTTGAAGCTCCCACGACTTAAAGTTAATCGTCAAATCTGCACAAAGATGAACTACAACCGTCATACATCCCTCCTACGGATGGGGGTGATCATGAATGGGAAGGAAGTAGCCCAGAGGACTATttatg TTCGTCAATCGGATGGAGCAGGAGGTGGACAAGGTGAGGAAGGAGCTAATCCCGAACCATTCTGCCTCCCCGTTCCAATTCCCTTCTTCAACTTTGAGCTCTGCGTGAAGCTCTTTGATCTCTCAACACCTGGCCCTAATCTCCACATGTGCATGGATTGGTTGGCCAGGATTGCCTCAGTTCCCATCATTGTGCTCCACTTTGACTGCATGCAGATGGGATTGGATGGGGTGCACTTCATGAAACCCGGGGAGTCTATTGATATGCCCAGTGGAGGAGCTGGTGGGACAACTGGAGGAGCTCCTGGTGGCCCTGTTGATCCAACAAACCAAATCATTGAACCCGGTTCACCTGTAACCCCCGCAACACCATCCCCACCTGCTCCAGCACCCCTCCCACCCGACACTGGCATTATCACCTCACCCAGTGGCCCCAATCTCCCCCAAATTGGCGGGGATGGAAGTGATTTTGATCCTGTGGAtgacattaaaaagaaaccaatctactactaa